Proteins from one Deinococcus radiopugnans ATCC 19172 genomic window:
- a CDS encoding DUF1844 domain-containing protein: protein MPHPEFVGLVNSLQATAEAALGDLNAATASAARDGLLHEARARQTAERSLKLLTMLAEKTRGNLDFAEADLLTEAVSSLRDRLGSGAAGN from the coding sequence ATGCCTCATCCTGAATTCGTCGGACTCGTCAATTCGCTCCAGGCCACCGCCGAGGCCGCGCTGGGTGACCTGAACGCCGCCACCGCCAGCGCCGCGCGCGACGGGCTGCTGCACGAGGCCCGCGCCCGCCAGACAGCCGAGCGCAGCCTGAAGCTGCTGACCATGCTGGCCGAGAAAACGCGCGGCAACCTCGATTTCGCCGAGGCCGACCTGTTGACCGAGGCGGTGTCCAGCCTGCGCGACCGGCTGGGCAGCGGCGCTGCGGGGAACTAG
- a CDS encoding uracil-DNA glycosylase, with translation MQSTGCVACRLRPGCSGVVVAEGDPAAPLVIIGEGPGREEDRTGRPFVGAGGALLDRILASAGIGRDEAYLTNTVRCRPPGDRPPRPDEVETCTSLWLDAQLTLLRPRVILSLGNTATQHLLSTGRGVASLRGQWFALTPDDGDGGTYQTLLMPLFHPAYLLRHPARTPGTPKAQTWRDIREVAAVLRGEKTPDELARLAPHEMDGQPGLF, from the coding sequence TTGCAGAGTACCGGCTGCGTCGCCTGCCGCCTGCGCCCAGGCTGTAGCGGCGTCGTGGTGGCCGAGGGTGATCCGGCCGCGCCCCTGGTCATTATCGGCGAGGGGCCGGGGCGCGAGGAAGACCGGACGGGCCGCCCCTTCGTGGGGGCCGGCGGGGCGTTGCTGGACCGTATTCTGGCGTCGGCAGGCATCGGGCGGGACGAGGCGTACCTGACCAACACGGTCCGGTGCCGTCCCCCCGGTGACCGCCCCCCGCGCCCCGACGAGGTGGAAACCTGCACCTCGCTGTGGCTGGACGCGCAGCTGACTCTGCTGCGCCCGCGCGTGATCCTGAGTCTGGGCAACACCGCCACCCAGCACCTGCTCAGCACCGGGCGCGGCGTCGCCAGCCTGCGCGGTCAGTGGTTTGCCCTGACGCCGGATGACGGCGACGGCGGGACGTACCAGACGCTGTTGATGCCGCTGTTTCACCCCGCGTACCTGCTGCGCCACCCGGCCCGCACCCCCGGCACCCCCAAGGCGCAGACCTGGCGCGACATCCGCGAGGTGGCCGCCGTGCTGCGCGGCGAGAAGACGCCGGATGAGCTGGCCCGGCTGGCGCCGCACGAGATGGACGGTCAACCGGGCCTGTTCTGA